The following DNA comes from Pseudomonas marginalis.
TCGCGGCAGATCAGGAACTGGCCCTGATGCGCGTGCTCCGGGTGGTTGCAGCCGACAAAGGCGTTGAGCGAGGCAATGCGGTGCACCAGGCCGTTTTCCAGCAGGAAATCCAGCGCGCGGTACACGGTCGGCGGCGCGGCCCGGCGGCCGTCCTGCTCGCTGAGCACACCCAGGATGTCGTAGGCACCCAGGGGCTTGTGGCTCTGCCAGACGAGTTCCAGCACCCGGCGACGCAGGGCGGTCAGGCGCAAGCCTTTCTGTGCGCACAGGGTGTCGGCCTCCGACAGCGCGGTATGCACGCAGTGAGAGTGGTCGTGTGGACGGCTGGCAAGCGGTGTTTTAGGCATGAGCGGCGACAGATATTTGATAGAGACGTTATTATGTTACCCGTTCCTACGTCATTGAGTGGTCATCGTGTCCCGACTTTTTCCCGTTTTTGTCGTATTTGTCACCAGTTTGTTCCTCGCTGGCGCCGCTCAGGCCGAGGTCAAGGTGCTCACGAGCATCAAGCCATTGCAGTTGATTGCCGCTGCCGTGCAGGACGGTGTGGCGGTTCCGGAGGTATTGCTGCCGCCGGGTGCATCGCCCCATAACTTCGCCTTGCGCCCATCCGACGTACGGCGCGTGCAGTCGGTCGATCTGCTGTATTGGATCGGGCCGGACATGGAGGGCTTCCTGCCTCGCGTGCTCAAGGGGCGTACCGCGCTGACCGTAGCAGTTCAAGACCTGCCGGGGATGAAATTGCGTCGGTTCGCCGAAGATAGCCATTCCCACGCCGACGATGCCGACGAACATGACCATGATCACCGCCCGGGGAGCCTGGATGCGCACCTGTGGCTGTCCACGGTGAACGCTCGGGTGATCGCAGCGCGTATGGCCGCTGACCTCAGTGCAGCGGACCCCGTGAACGCCGCGCGTTATCAGAGCAATGCCAAGGCTTTCGACGAGCGCCTGGATGCACTGGATGCGCGCCTGAAAAAACGCCTGGCGAGCATCGGTGACAAACCTTACTTCGTGTTCCACGAAGCCTTTGATTACTTTGAAGACGCCTACGGGCTCAAGCACACCGGCGTGTTCAGCGTTGCCGCCGAAGTGCAGCCTGGCGCCCAGCATGTGGCGGCGATGCGTACGCGTTTGCAGGAAGTGGGCAAGACCTGTGTGTTCAGTGAACCGCCGCTGCGTCCACGTTTGGCCGAAACCCTGGTGGCAGGTTTGCCGGTGAAGCTGGCGGAATTGGATGCGCTGGGCGGCTACACCCCGGCCACAGCCCAGGGTTACGAACAGGTGCTGGAGAAGTTGGGGAACGACTTGGCAGGGTGCCTGGAGTCGTTATAAGCCGCAGCGCAGATCAAATGTGGGAGGGGGCTTGCTCCCGATAGCAGAGTGCCAGTCAGTGCATAAGTTGACTGATCTACCGCTATCGGGAGCAAGCCCCCTCCCACATTTTTTTGCCCGCCTGAACCGTTAAAGGGCGAACGGCAGGTGGACAGTGACGTCTTGGCGTTGCGCCAGCCGATGCTCGAACTCGGCGGGATCGTGAATGAGAACATTCTGCCCGGCAAAGGACTCAGCGGCGATCAGGCGCGACAGCCAGAACCGCACGCACGCCACCCGCAGCATGGTCGGCCATAGCTCGGCCTCCTTGGCCGTGAACGGCCGCAGGCCTGCGTAGGCACCCAGCAACGCTCGGGCGCGCGGGCCATCAATTACGCCATCGGCGTCCGAACACCAGTCATTCAGGGCGATTGCCACGTCGTACAGCATCGGGCCCGAGCAGGCGTTGTAGAAGTCGATCAGGCCGGTCAGGTGTGTGCCTTCGAACATCGCGTTGTCGCGGAACAGGTCGGCGTGCACGTTGGCGCGTGGCAGGGCGAGGATCTCGGCCTTATGGGCCTCGATTTCAGTCAATACTGCTTGCAGCAGGCTTTGCTGTGCATCGTCCAGGTGCGAAATCAGCTGCGCACCCTCGCTGAGCATCCAGTCCAGGCCGCGATCGGTCCTGCGCTCCAGCACCTTCTCGCCTTGCGTCGCCAGGTGCAGATGGCCGAGCAGGTCGCCGACCTGGGCGCAATGCTGTGAGTTGGCGTCCTTGATGTGCTTGCCGGCCAGGCGCGGTTGCAGCAGCGCCGGTTTGCCTTTCAGTTCGCGCAATGCGACGCCGTCCGTGGTGCGCAGGGCGTAGGGTACCGGCAGGTCGGCATCGTGGAGCACATCGAGCAGTTCGATGAAGAACGGCATCTCTGCGACAGGGCCGCGCTCAACCAGGGTCAGGACGAATTCGCCCTGTTCCAGGCTGATAAAGAAATTGGTGTTTTCGCTACCAGCGGCAATCCCCTGGAAGTCAAGCAGGCGGCCGAGCCCGTAGGGGGCGAGAAAGGTTTCCAGCTCGGGCCGAGCCAGGGGGGTGAACACAGACATGGTTAAAACTGCCAGTACGGGCGCCGCAGTGGGCGGCGCCAATTGAAGTTAAGAAATCATTTCCATTCGAAGATCTTCCATGACGGGATCAGCATATCCGGCTGGTCAGAGCGGATGAAGTTCGCGTCGGTTCCATCCGCGCGTACCAGGAAATACGGAGGCGCGCCTTTTACGGTCACCTTGATTGCATACAGGAAACCGTTTTGACGGTACTCCTGGATAGTCCGGTCGCCTTCCGTGCGAATGGTCACTTCCGGATCACCCGAAGGCGCGCTGTCTGCCGCCATGGCAGCCATCGGAGCGAGTGCAATCAGGCCGGTCAACAGCAGGCGATTGAATGTACGCATGATAACCTTGTCCCTTTGTTTTCATTGGTCCGGCTATTCTAGCGCCTGACCCGCCGAAAAGGTTGATCCTGCTCATGAGCCAAGCCCCCCTCGTCCTGGTGGACGGTTCGTCTTACCTGTACCGCGCGTTCCACGCGCTGCCACCGCTGACCACTTCCAAAGGCCTGCCGACCGGTGCGGTCAAGGGCGTGTTGAACATGCTCAAAAGCCTGCGCAAGCAGTACCCGGACAGCCCGTTCGCGGTAGTGTTCGACGCCAAGGGTGGGACGTTTCGCGATGACATGTACGCCGAATACAAGGCCAACCGCCCAAGCATGCCCGATGACATGCGCGTGCAAATCGAGCCCCTGCACCAGAGCGTGATCGCCCTGGGCTTCCCTTTGCTGTGCGTCGAAGGCGTCGAGGCCGATGACGTGATCGGTACCCTGGCCCGCAGCAGTGCGGCCGCTGACCGTCCGGTGGTGATCTCCACCGGCGATAAGGACATGGCGCAGTTGGTCGACGGGCACATTACCCTGGTCAACACCATGACCGGTAGCTCGATGGACATCGAAGGCGTAAAGGAGAAATTTGGCGTCGCTCCGGAGCAGATCATCGACTATCTGGCGTTGATGGGCGATTCGTCCGACAACATCCCGGGCGTTCCGGGCATTGGTCCGAAGACCGCTTCCGGCTTGCTGGTGGGCGTGAACGGCGGCCTCAAAGAGCTTTATGAGCAGTTGGACATTGTGCCGACCCTGCCGATCCGCGGTGCCAAGACGCTGCCGGCGAAGCTGGAAGAGCATAAGGAGATGGCATTCCTCTCCTATCAGTTGGCGACGATCAAGATCGATGTGCCGCTGGACGTGGGTCTGGACGATTTGCACCTGATTGAACCGGATCGCGAAAAGTTGCTGGAGCTTTACACCCTGCTGGAGTTCAAGAGCTGGTTCGATGAGATTCAGCGCGATGCCAAGCGAGTGGAGCTCAAGGCCGCGCCTGTTGCCGAGGACATTGTTGAGGCCGCGCCCGCGGCACCCGCAGAAACGACCTACACCACGATCCTCGACCAAGCCACATTCGATGCCTGGCTGAAGAAGCTCAACGACGCGAAGTTGTTCGCTTTCGACACCGAAACCACCGGGATCGACGCTCAGCAGGCGCAACTGGTGGGGGTTTCCTTCGCCGTGCAGCCCCATGAAGCCGCCTACATCCCGCTGACCCATTCCTACATCGGTGCGCCGCAGCAGCTGGATCGCGACACTGTGTTGCTGGCCTTGAAGCCATTATTGCAAGACCCGAGCAAGCTCAAGGTCGGCCAGCACGCCAAGTTCGATATGAATATCCTGGCCAACTGTGCCATCGGCGGCGACCCGGCGAATGGCATCAGCGTGCGCGGTATCGCGTTCGACACCATGCTTGAATCCTACGTGTTGAATTCCACTGCGACCCGCCATGATATGGACAGCCTGGCCAAGAAGTACCTGGACTACGACACCGTCAGTTTCCAGGACATCGCCGGCAAAGGCGCCAAGCAGCTCACGTTCGACCAGATCCCGCTCGAACAGGCTGGCCCTTATGCCGCCGAGGATGCGGACGTGACGCTGCGCCTGCATCAGGCACTGCACGCACAGCTCACCGCCATACCGAGCCTGGCGAGTGTGTTGACGGACATCGAAATACCCCTGGTGCCGGTGCTTGCGCGTATCGAACGCCAGGGCGCGCTGGTGGATGCGCAGCTGCTCGGTGTCCAGAGCATCGAGCTGGGCAACAAGATGGTCGAACTGGAGCGCCAGGCGTTCGAGATCGCCGGCGAAGCATTCAACCTGGGTTCGCCCAAGCAGCTCGGCGCGATTCTCTACGAGAAACTCGGCCTGCCGGTGCTGAAAAAAACGGGCAAGGGCCAGGCATCCACGGCAGAGGAAGTGCTGGCCAAGCTGGCCGAAGATGACTATCCGCTGCCCAAGGTACTGATGCAGTACCGCAGCATGAGCAAGCTGAAAAGCACTTACACCGACCGCTTGCCGGAGCAGATCAACCCGCGGACCGGGCGTGTTCACACCTCTTACCATCAGGCGGTGGCGGCGACCGGGCGGCTGTCTTCCAGCGACCCGAACCTGCAGAACATCCCGGTGCGCACCGCCGAAGGGCGGCGCATCCGCCAGGCGTTTGTCGCGCCCAAGGGCTACAAACTGCTGGCGGCGGACTATTCGCAGATCGAACTACGGATCATGGCGCACCTGTCCAAGGACGAGGGGCTGATGAATGCGTTCCGTAACGACCTGGATGTGCATACCGCCACGGCGGCCGAGGTGTTCAAGGTCGAATTGGCTGAGGTCACCTCCAATCAGCGTCGCAGTGCCAAGGCGATCAACTTTGGCCTGATCTACGGCATGGGGGCTCAGAAGCTCGGCAAGGACATCGGTGTCGATACCAAGACCGCAAAGGCTTACATCGATGTGTACTTCGCCCGCTACCCAGGCGTTCGCGAGTACATGGAGCGCACCCGCGCCCAGGCTGCCGATCAAGGCTACGTGGAAACCTTCTTCGGACGTCGGCTGTATTTGCCGGATATCAACTCCAACAAGCCCCAGGAGCGCGCGGCCGCAGAACGCACGGCGATCAACGCGCCGATGCAGGGCACGGCGGCGGATATCATCAAGAAGGCCATGGTGCTGGTGGATAACTGGCTGACCGCGTCGGGCCTGGATGCCAAGGTGATCCTGCAGGTACACGATGAACTGGTGCTCGAAGTGCGGGAGGATCTGGTGGCCGAGGTCAGCGAGAAGATTCGCGAGCACATGAGCGCGGCCGCGCAGTTGGATGTGCCGTTGGTGGTGGACGTTGGCGTAGGCGACAACTGGGACGAAGCGCACTGATTTCGCGGCATCGCCACCACCGAGCGTGGTGGCGCAGTGCTTTAGATCGGAAATCCGCTGCAGTTATTTCCAATAGTTTTTTGAACCTGCCGGAACTTAACCTGTGAACTGCTACTCAGAGTTACTGAATGGGTGGTGAAGCCCTTCAATGCTCCTATGTTGTGTTAAGTGTTGGCAGATATCCGGACCCCGCCCTAGCGGTCCGGTACTTGAACCCCGAACTTCCCCTCCCCATACGAAGTCCGGGGTTTTTTTTGCCCGTAGAAAAGTTACTCGGCGAGTTCCGCACCTTTGTCAGCCAATTCCATCCAGCCGGCCAGCACGGTATAGGCATCTTCCAGGCCCATGCGCTTGGGGGCCGAGAACAGCTGGATGGTGATTGTGTCACCCCAACCCTTGCGGATTTCGGACTGCACTTTGAGCAAGGTGTTCTTGGCGGCGCCGTAGGTAAGCTTGTCGGCCTTGGTCAGCAGGATATGCATCGGCATGCCGCTGGCGACCGCCCAATCCAGCATCAGCAGGTCGAAGTCGGTCATTGGATGACGGATATCCATCATCAGGATCAACCCCTTCAAGCTCTCCCGGCCACCCAGGTAAGCCTCCAGGTGACGCTGCCAGTGCAGCTTCAGCGGGATAGGTACTTTTGCATAACCATAGCCCGGCAGGTCGACCAGACGCCGATCATCGTCTAGCTTGAAGAAGTTGAGTAACTGCGTGCGGCCCGGGGTTTTCGAGGTGCGTGCGAGGCTGGCGTGGGTCAGGGTGTTCAGTGCGCTGGATTTACCGGCGTTGGAGCGACCGGCAAAGGCGACTTCAAAGCCTTCGTCATCGGGGCATTGGTCAACTTTGGCGGCGCTGAGCATGAAGGTGGACTGTTGGCACAGGCCGAGGATGGGGTTCTTGAGTTGCATGAGATTTCCGATGTGGGCGGTGCCGAAAAAGGGTGCGGCAAGCGGTGTCGTTTCCGTTTCAGTAGCGCCAGTATATAATGCCGCAGATTTTGTGTGTGCTTTGTCCCAGCGAAGGATGAAGTTCACGGGAGCGATAGACCTTTATTGCGCATTAGAACGCAAAACGCTCTCAAACCCTGAAAAGGTCGATGTATGACCCGATGGTTGCTCGCTTTCGGTGCCCTGGTTCCGCTGTATGGCGCTCAGGCTACACAGGATCCGGAAGCGGTGTACAACCGAGTTTGCGTGGCTTGCCATGCCGGCCAACTGCCGAACGCCCCGAAACGGGGTGACCAGGCAGCCTGGGCGCCAAGACTGGCGCAGGGCATGGACACGCTGGTGCAACACGTGACCCAGGGTTTCAAGGCAATGCCGCCGCGTGGTTTGTGCATGGACTGCAGTACCGAGGATTACCAGGCCATCATTGAGTTGATGGTGAGTAAACCCGGTAGATAACTCTTAAACCCTTAGCCGTAGTTGGATTAGCTGATGAACAAACTGATCGTGAGTCTGCTGTTGACCTTGGGCATCACCGGTGTTGCCGTCGCCGCAGAGGGCCCCCTTAAAGGTGATGCCACTGCCGGTCAAGCGAAAGCCGCCGTATGTGGTGCCTGCCATGGGCCGGATGGTAACAGCCCGGCGCCGAACTTCCCCAAATTGGCCGGCCAGGGTGAGCGTTACCTGACCAAGCAGATGCACGACATCAAGGATGGCAAGCGCACGGTCCTGGAAATGACCGGCCTGCTGACCAACCTCAGTGACCAGGACCTGGCAGACCTCGCGGCTTATTTTGCCAGCCAGAAAGGCAGTGTGGGAGCTGCTGATCCGAAACTGGTGGCCCGTGGTGAGAAACTGTTCCGCGGCGGTGACCTGGATAAAGGCCTGCCTGCCTGCACCGGTTGCCACTCGCCCAATGGCGCGGGCATAGCCGCCGCCGGCTTCCCGCACCTGAGCGGCCAGCACGCGACCTACATTGCCAAGCAGCTGACCGATTTCCGTAAGGAAGAGGCCGGGCGAGCCAATGATGGCGACGCGGCAATCATGCGCACCATCGCTCGCAAGCTGAGTGATGAAGACATTGCGGCGGTCTCCAGCTACATCCAGGGCCTGCACTAAGGTGCACGCAACGTTAACGCTCGATTAATCCATC
Coding sequences within:
- a CDS encoding zinc ABC transporter substrate-binding protein, which encodes MVIVSRLFPVFVVFVTSLFLAGAAQAEVKVLTSIKPLQLIAAAVQDGVAVPEVLLPPGASPHNFALRPSDVRRVQSVDLLYWIGPDMEGFLPRVLKGRTALTVAVQDLPGMKLRRFAEDSHSHADDADEHDHDHRPGSLDAHLWLSTVNARVIAARMAADLSAADPVNAARYQSNAKAFDERLDALDARLKKRLASIGDKPYFVFHEAFDYFEDAYGLKHTGVFSVAAEVQPGAQHVAAMRTRLQEVGKTCVFSEPPLRPRLAETLVAGLPVKLAELDALGGYTPATAQGYEQVLEKLGNDLAGCLESL
- the zur gene encoding zinc uptake transcriptional repressor Zur yields the protein MPKTPLASRPHDHSHCVHTALSEADTLCAQKGLRLTALRRRVLELVWQSHKPLGAYDILGVLSEQDGRRAAPPTVYRALDFLLENGLVHRIASLNAFVGCNHPEHAHQGQFLICRECHAAIELEQKSISDAIIKSSADVGFRVEGQTVEVVGLCSGCQGA
- a CDS encoding DUF2782 domain-containing protein, whose amino-acid sequence is MRTFNRLLLTGLIALAPMAAMAADSAPSGDPEVTIRTEGDRTIQEYRQNGFLYAIKVTVKGAPPYFLVRADGTDANFIRSDQPDMLIPSWKIFEWK
- a CDS encoding c-type cytochrome; amino-acid sequence: MNKLIVSLLLTLGITGVAVAAEGPLKGDATAGQAKAAVCGACHGPDGNSPAPNFPKLAGQGERYLTKQMHDIKDGKRTVLEMTGLLTNLSDQDLADLAAYFASQKGSVGAADPKLVARGEKLFRGGDLDKGLPACTGCHSPNGAGIAAAGFPHLSGQHATYIAKQLTDFRKEEAGRANDGDAAIMRTIARKLSDEDIAAVSSYIQGLH
- the yihA gene encoding ribosome biogenesis GTP-binding protein YihA/YsxC translates to MQLKNPILGLCQQSTFMLSAAKVDQCPDDEGFEVAFAGRSNAGKSSALNTLTHASLARTSKTPGRTQLLNFFKLDDDRRLVDLPGYGYAKVPIPLKLHWQRHLEAYLGGRESLKGLILMMDIRHPMTDFDLLMLDWAVASGMPMHILLTKADKLTYGAAKNTLLKVQSEIRKGWGDTITIQLFSAPKRMGLEDAYTVLAGWMELADKGAELAE
- the polA gene encoding DNA polymerase I, with product MSQAPLVLVDGSSYLYRAFHALPPLTTSKGLPTGAVKGVLNMLKSLRKQYPDSPFAVVFDAKGGTFRDDMYAEYKANRPSMPDDMRVQIEPLHQSVIALGFPLLCVEGVEADDVIGTLARSSAAADRPVVISTGDKDMAQLVDGHITLVNTMTGSSMDIEGVKEKFGVAPEQIIDYLALMGDSSDNIPGVPGIGPKTASGLLVGVNGGLKELYEQLDIVPTLPIRGAKTLPAKLEEHKEMAFLSYQLATIKIDVPLDVGLDDLHLIEPDREKLLELYTLLEFKSWFDEIQRDAKRVELKAAPVAEDIVEAAPAAPAETTYTTILDQATFDAWLKKLNDAKLFAFDTETTGIDAQQAQLVGVSFAVQPHEAAYIPLTHSYIGAPQQLDRDTVLLALKPLLQDPSKLKVGQHAKFDMNILANCAIGGDPANGISVRGIAFDTMLESYVLNSTATRHDMDSLAKKYLDYDTVSFQDIAGKGAKQLTFDQIPLEQAGPYAAEDADVTLRLHQALHAQLTAIPSLASVLTDIEIPLVPVLARIERQGALVDAQLLGVQSIELGNKMVELERQAFEIAGEAFNLGSPKQLGAILYEKLGLPVLKKTGKGQASTAEEVLAKLAEDDYPLPKVLMQYRSMSKLKSTYTDRLPEQINPRTGRVHTSYHQAVAATGRLSSSDPNLQNIPVRTAEGRRIRQAFVAPKGYKLLAADYSQIELRIMAHLSKDEGLMNAFRNDLDVHTATAAEVFKVELAEVTSNQRRSAKAINFGLIYGMGAQKLGKDIGVDTKTAKAYIDVYFARYPGVREYMERTRAQAADQGYVETFFGRRLYLPDINSNKPQERAAAERTAINAPMQGTAADIIKKAMVLVDNWLTASGLDAKVILQVHDELVLEVREDLVAEVSEKIREHMSAAAQLDVPLVVDVGVGDNWDEAH
- a CDS encoding c-type cytochrome; the encoded protein is MTRWLLAFGALVPLYGAQATQDPEAVYNRVCVACHAGQLPNAPKRGDQAAWAPRLAQGMDTLVQHVTQGFKAMPPRGLCMDCSTEDYQAIIELMVSKPGR
- a CDS encoding homoserine kinase, which codes for MSVFTPLARPELETFLAPYGLGRLLDFQGIAAGSENTNFFISLEQGEFVLTLVERGPVAEMPFFIELLDVLHDADLPVPYALRTTDGVALRELKGKPALLQPRLAGKHIKDANSQHCAQVGDLLGHLHLATQGEKVLERRTDRGLDWMLSEGAQLISHLDDAQQSLLQAVLTEIEAHKAEILALPRANVHADLFRDNAMFEGTHLTGLIDFYNACSGPMLYDVAIALNDWCSDADGVIDGPRARALLGAYAGLRPFTAKEAELWPTMLRVACVRFWLSRLIAAESFAGQNVLIHDPAEFEHRLAQRQDVTVHLPFAL